A portion of the Kribbella jejuensis genome contains these proteins:
- a CDS encoding sensor histidine kinase, whose product MSIVATTSDAPPMRYPKFAQPWIALFLAILAELGIALFVLSVVSVPLIAVWVGIPLLLVVVPAARWFANCHRTMLAGFLGERIPRPYKQPPMPGMLMRLRTILTDPQTWRDIVWLLANAVVGFTLSLLSAVLFLAGLFYLVYPLLVGVTPKGVFTEPFGGLFTVNFWTSFLMMPVALIAFLIWNAAGERLLKANAFLARSLLGPTESAKLAMRVRELSESRAETVDTQAAELRRIERDLHDGAQARLAALSMNLGMAEEMVARDPAQAAALLTEARESASTALSELRDLVRGIHPPVLADRGLEGAVKALALTCPFTVDVTFDVPGRPAAPVESAAYFAVAECLANAVKYSAATNAWIQITHEDEKLHMIVGDDGVGGATVRPGGGLYGIERRLAAFDGTLTVVSPSAGPTTVIMELPCESSSLKTTPSSGTA is encoded by the coding sequence ATGAGCATCGTCGCCACCACCTCCGACGCACCGCCGATGCGGTACCCGAAGTTCGCGCAGCCGTGGATCGCGCTGTTCCTGGCGATCCTGGCCGAGCTGGGGATCGCCCTGTTCGTGCTCAGCGTGGTGTCCGTGCCGCTGATCGCGGTCTGGGTCGGCATTCCGCTGCTGCTGGTAGTGGTTCCGGCCGCGCGCTGGTTCGCGAACTGTCACCGCACGATGCTTGCCGGTTTCCTCGGCGAGCGGATCCCGCGGCCGTACAAGCAACCGCCGATGCCCGGCATGCTGATGCGGTTGCGGACGATCCTGACCGACCCGCAGACCTGGCGGGACATCGTCTGGTTGCTGGCGAACGCCGTCGTCGGCTTCACGCTCAGCCTGCTCAGCGCCGTACTGTTCCTGGCCGGGCTCTTCTATTTGGTCTACCCGCTGCTCGTGGGCGTGACGCCGAAGGGTGTGTTCACCGAGCCGTTCGGCGGACTGTTCACGGTGAACTTCTGGACCAGCTTCCTGATGATGCCGGTGGCGCTCATCGCGTTCCTGATCTGGAACGCGGCCGGGGAGCGGCTGCTCAAGGCCAACGCGTTCCTGGCGCGCTCGCTGCTCGGCCCGACCGAGAGCGCCAAGCTGGCGATGCGGGTCCGTGAGCTGTCCGAGTCCCGGGCCGAGACCGTCGACACCCAGGCGGCCGAGCTGCGCCGGATCGAGCGCGACCTGCACGACGGCGCCCAGGCCCGGCTGGCCGCGCTCAGCATGAACCTCGGAATGGCCGAGGAGATGGTCGCCCGTGACCCGGCCCAGGCCGCCGCGCTGCTGACCGAGGCCCGGGAGTCCGCGAGTACGGCGCTGTCCGAGCTCCGCGACCTGGTCCGCGGCATCCACCCGCCGGTGCTCGCCGACCGCGGTCTCGAGGGTGCGGTCAAGGCGCTCGCGCTGACCTGCCCGTTCACGGTCGACGTCACCTTCGACGTCCCCGGCCGGCCGGCCGCTCCGGTCGAGTCCGCGGCGTACTTCGCGGTCGCCGAATGCCTGGCGAACGCGGTCAAGTACTCCGCCGCGACGAACGCCTGGATCCAGATCACCCACGAGGACGAGAAGCTGCACATGATCGTCGGCGACGACGGTGTGGGAGGCGCTACCGTCAGGCCGGGCGGCGGTCTGTACGGTATCGAGCGGCGGCTGGCCGCCTTCGACGGTACGTTGACCGTGGTGAGCCCGAGCGCCGGGCCGACCACTGTGATCATGGAGCTGCCTTGCGAGTCCTCATCGCTGAAGACCACGCCCTCCTCCGGGACGGCCTGA
- a CDS encoding response regulator has protein sequence MRVLIAEDHALLRDGLIRLLEAHDFEVVEAVDNGPRLVPALVEHRPDVAVVDVRLPPTFTDEGLKAAIEARTKVPGLPILVLSQYVEQLYARELLTGGGGGVGYLLKDRVSNVAEFLDAVRRVAGGGTAMDPDVIGQLLARNTKDSPVSRLTPRESEVLGLMAEGRSNAAIAAALFVTEKAVSKHTNNIFAKLDLPPSEDDNRRVMAVLTYLSSR, from the coding sequence TTGCGAGTCCTCATCGCTGAAGACCACGCCCTCCTCCGGGACGGCCTGATCCGCCTGCTGGAGGCGCACGACTTCGAGGTCGTGGAGGCGGTCGACAACGGACCCCGGCTGGTGCCCGCGCTCGTCGAGCACCGGCCGGACGTCGCGGTCGTCGACGTCCGGCTGCCACCGACGTTCACCGACGAGGGCCTGAAGGCCGCGATCGAGGCCCGGACCAAGGTCCCCGGCTTGCCGATCCTGGTGCTCTCGCAGTACGTCGAGCAGCTCTACGCCCGCGAGCTGCTCACCGGTGGCGGCGGTGGTGTCGGGTACCTGCTCAAGGACCGGGTCTCGAACGTCGCCGAGTTCCTGGACGCGGTCCGCCGGGTCGCCGGCGGCGGTACGGCGATGGACCCGGACGTGATCGGCCAACTGCTGGCCCGCAACACCAAGGACTCCCCCGTCAGCCGGCTCACGCCTCGCGAGTCCGAGGTCCTCGGCCTGATGGCCGAAGGCCGCTCGAACGCCGCCATCGCCGCCGCCCTGTTCGTCACCGAGAAGGCGGTCAGCAAACACACGAACAACATCTTCGCCAAACTCGACCTGCCCCCGTCGGAAGACGACAACCGCCGCGTGATGGCGGTCCTCACCTACCTGTCGTCGCGCTGA
- a CDS encoding amino acid ABC transporter ATP-binding protein, producing MSLLTLRGVRKAYGENVVLDGFDLDVAAGECVVLIGASGSGKSTLLRCVNLLETVDDGVIELAGQDITDPRADADKIRSGIGIVFQSYNLFPHLTVLDNITLAPIRVHRVPRDVARARAGEMLERVGLSDKASAKPDELSGGQQQRAAIARAMVNSPQLMLLDEVTSALDPELVGEVLDLLRELKSEGMTMLVCTHEMTFAREVADQVCFLHQGRPLEVGPPAQVLENPREPRTREFLRRIRPDRFQRDDR from the coding sequence ATGAGCCTGTTGACGTTACGTGGGGTGCGGAAGGCGTACGGCGAGAACGTGGTACTCGACGGGTTCGACCTGGACGTCGCGGCGGGGGAGTGCGTTGTCCTGATCGGGGCGTCCGGCTCCGGGAAGTCGACGTTGCTGCGCTGCGTGAACCTGCTGGAGACAGTCGACGACGGTGTGATCGAGCTGGCCGGCCAGGACATCACCGATCCGCGGGCCGACGCGGACAAGATCCGCTCCGGGATCGGGATCGTGTTCCAGTCGTACAACCTGTTCCCGCATCTGACCGTGCTGGACAACATCACGCTCGCCCCGATCCGCGTCCATCGCGTCCCGCGGGACGTCGCCCGGGCACGGGCCGGGGAGATGCTCGAGCGGGTCGGCCTGTCGGACAAGGCATCGGCGAAACCGGACGAACTGTCGGGCGGTCAGCAGCAGCGCGCGGCGATCGCCCGCGCGATGGTCAACTCACCCCAGCTGATGCTGCTCGACGAGGTGACCTCCGCCCTCGACCCGGAACTCGTCGGCGAGGTCCTCGACCTGCTCCGCGAACTGAAGTCCGAGGGCATGACGATGCTCGTCTGCACCCACGAGATGACCTTCGCCCGCGAGGTCGCCGACCAGGTCTGCTTCCTCCACCAGGGCCGCCCCCTCGAGGTCGGACCGCCCGCGCAGGTCCTGGAGAACCCGCGCGAGCCCCGGACCCGCGAGTTCCTGCGCCGGATCCGGCCCGACCGCTTTCAGCGCGACGACAGGTAG
- a CDS encoding amino acid ABC transporter permease, which yields MSSWQPSEVQRERIAYRSRQARRSTLIAVVSSLVVLALVVVGIGSTPGWPRVRETFFDVHRGWQALPIVAQGLWLNVRVMLVCAVLIVVFGMTLAIMRTLRGPIFFPLRVFAAAYTDVFRGLPLLLVIFLLGFGVPALQLRGLPNQAVIWGGAALVLTYSSYVAEVFRAGIESVHPSQRAAARSLGLTYGQTLRFVVLPQAVRRVLPPLLNDFVSLQKDSGLIAVLGVIDAIRAAQLETAVDFNFTPYVVAGLLFVALTIPLTRLTDYVARRQGWYGGGGGPL from the coding sequence GTGAGTAGCTGGCAACCGTCCGAGGTACAGCGTGAGCGGATCGCATACCGGAGCAGGCAGGCGCGGCGGTCGACGCTGATCGCCGTCGTCAGCTCGCTGGTCGTGCTCGCGTTGGTTGTCGTGGGCATCGGTTCGACGCCGGGCTGGCCGCGGGTCCGGGAGACGTTCTTCGACGTTCACCGCGGCTGGCAGGCGTTGCCGATCGTTGCCCAAGGCCTCTGGTTGAACGTCCGGGTGATGCTGGTCTGCGCGGTGCTGATCGTGGTGTTCGGGATGACGCTGGCGATCATGCGGACGCTGCGCGGGCCGATCTTCTTCCCGTTGCGCGTGTTCGCGGCGGCCTACACAGATGTCTTCCGCGGGCTGCCGTTGCTGCTGGTGATCTTCCTGCTCGGCTTCGGCGTACCGGCGTTGCAGTTGCGCGGTCTGCCCAATCAGGCAGTGATCTGGGGCGGCGCGGCGCTCGTACTGACCTATTCGTCGTACGTCGCGGAGGTCTTCCGCGCCGGGATCGAGTCGGTGCATCCGTCGCAGCGGGCAGCCGCGCGTTCCCTCGGGCTGACGTACGGCCAGACGCTGCGGTTCGTCGTACTCCCGCAAGCGGTACGCCGGGTGCTGCCGCCGCTGCTGAACGACTTCGTCAGCCTGCAGAAGGACTCCGGACTGATCGCGGTCCTCGGCGTCATCGACGCGATCCGGGCCGCGCAGCTGGAGACGGCCGTGGACTTCAACTTCACGCCGTACGTCGTGGCCGGGCTGCTGTTCGTCGCGCTGACGATCCCGTTGACGCGGCTGACCGACTACGTCGCCCGCAGACAGGGCTGGTACGGCGGGGGAGGCGGACCGCTGTGA
- a CDS encoding ABC transporter substrate-binding protein, translating to MRTRAVVAGLAVLAVIGLGACAPEDNNSSGPSTPSGADACAKDKLAVKTPGTLTVGTDKPAYEPWFSNNDPSNGKGYESAVTYALAKKLGFDKGEVKWQTVQFNTAFAPGPKAFDLDVNQVSISDERRKAVDFSSGYYDVRQTVITTAGSKIANAKSVADLADAKLGAQVGTTSYTELRDVVKPKQTPAVFDSNDLAVQALKNKQLDGIVVDLPTAFYMTAAQLDNGKIVGQLPAGAKAEQFGYVLEKNSKLTACVTQAVDALKADGTLANLQKQYLTESGAPELS from the coding sequence ATGAGAACGCGTGCAGTTGTGGCGGGGCTGGCCGTACTGGCGGTCATCGGACTGGGAGCGTGTGCGCCGGAGGACAACAACTCCTCCGGCCCGTCGACGCCGTCGGGGGCGGATGCCTGCGCCAAGGACAAGCTGGCGGTGAAGACGCCCGGTACGTTGACGGTCGGCACCGACAAGCCGGCGTACGAACCGTGGTTCAGCAACAACGACCCGAGCAACGGCAAGGGGTACGAGTCGGCGGTCACCTACGCACTGGCCAAGAAGCTCGGGTTCGACAAGGGCGAGGTGAAGTGGCAGACCGTGCAGTTCAACACCGCGTTCGCGCCCGGTCCGAAGGCGTTCGACCTGGACGTGAACCAGGTGTCGATCTCCGACGAGCGCCGTAAGGCCGTCGACTTCTCCTCCGGGTACTACGACGTTCGGCAGACCGTGATCACCACCGCGGGCAGCAAGATCGCGAACGCGAAGTCGGTCGCCGACCTGGCGGACGCGAAACTCGGCGCCCAGGTCGGTACGACGAGCTACACCGAGCTGCGCGACGTCGTGAAGCCGAAGCAGACGCCGGCCGTGTTCGACTCCAACGACCTGGCGGTGCAGGCGCTGAAGAACAAGCAGCTCGACGGAATCGTGGTCGACCTGCCGACCGCGTTCTACATGACCGCGGCGCAGCTCGACAACGGCAAGATCGTCGGGCAGCTTCCGGCCGGCGCGAAGGCCGAGCAGTTCGGCTACGTACTGGAGAAGAACTCGAAGCTGACCGCCTGCGTCACCCAGGCCGTGGACGCGCTGAAGGCTGACGGCACGCTCGCCAACCTGCAGAAGCAGTACTTGACCGAGTCCGGCGCTCCAGAACTCTCGTGA
- a CDS encoding helix-turn-helix domain-containing protein: MNLRHPAESPHPVVRRLVTGEFDEGPEYATYRRRGTTDWLLVQTLDGQGRFGQVAATPGTVTLVRPGTEHDYATVGDRWHFLYTHLHPKPDWLPLLDWPEVAPGIIQLRPAEATFHRIADHLRDAVRHQHSVLPQAEQLSANSLEAALLWCDTQNPKAVQIDDRLLRAIELIDQDLTATLDVPRLARAVNLSTSRFAHLFREQLGVTPQQFVERRRLDAAARLLELTSRPVASVAAQVGYADPLYFSTRFRLHTGSSPTDYRRRS, from the coding sequence ATGAACCTTCGACATCCTGCTGAGTCGCCGCATCCGGTGGTACGCCGGCTGGTGACCGGCGAATTCGACGAAGGCCCTGAGTACGCGACATATCGGCGCCGTGGAACGACCGACTGGCTGTTGGTCCAGACCCTCGACGGCCAGGGACGATTCGGTCAGGTCGCCGCCACCCCGGGCACCGTGACACTGGTCCGACCAGGCACCGAGCACGACTACGCGACAGTCGGCGACCGCTGGCACTTCCTGTACACGCACCTGCACCCGAAGCCCGACTGGCTGCCGCTGCTCGACTGGCCGGAGGTTGCCCCCGGCATCATCCAGCTGCGCCCGGCGGAGGCCACCTTCCACCGGATCGCGGACCATCTGCGCGACGCCGTACGGCATCAGCACAGTGTCCTGCCGCAGGCCGAGCAGCTGAGTGCGAACTCGCTCGAGGCCGCGCTGCTGTGGTGCGACACCCAGAACCCGAAGGCGGTCCAGATCGACGACCGGCTGCTGCGCGCGATCGAACTGATCGACCAGGACCTGACCGCCACCCTCGACGTACCGCGGCTGGCCCGGGCGGTGAATCTGTCGACCTCCCGGTTCGCGCACCTGTTCCGCGAGCAGCTCGGCGTCACGCCGCAGCAGTTCGTCGAACGCCGCCGCCTGGACGCGGCCGCCCGCCTGCTCGAGCTCACCAGCCGCCCGGTCGCCTCGGTCGCCGCCCAGGTCGGGTACGCCGACCCGCTCTACTTCTCCACCCGCTTCCGTCTACACACTGGATCAAGCCCCACCGACTACCGCCGGAGGTCTTAG
- a CDS encoding phytanoyl-CoA dioxygenase family protein: MTQTVVDIYQRDGIVQVPQLLEPTEVERIKTVFMEQVAVDHSLAIDDGVPDDDPLAKYPRFVHPHRATGTEAGKISLELMLDGRILDVVQALIGPALGAQSMFYFKPPGARGQALHQDNTFLRADPETCLAAWIAIDDVDADNGGLAVVPGSHKTELVCPEPADLTESFTSVEVPVPDGLSKVQTRMKAGDVLFFHGSVVHGSRPNSTADRFRRSLIFHYIPEDSQEIAAFYNPLVRPDRRETLLPEALGGGPCGDYAEMEP; the protein is encoded by the coding sequence ATGACCCAGACAGTCGTGGACATCTACCAGCGGGACGGCATCGTCCAGGTCCCCCAGTTGCTCGAGCCCACTGAGGTCGAGCGGATCAAGACGGTTTTCATGGAGCAGGTCGCCGTCGACCACTCGCTCGCGATCGACGACGGCGTACCGGACGACGACCCGCTGGCGAAGTACCCACGGTTCGTGCACCCGCACCGAGCGACCGGCACCGAGGCGGGGAAGATCTCGCTGGAGCTGATGCTCGACGGCCGGATCCTCGATGTCGTCCAGGCCCTGATCGGTCCGGCGCTCGGCGCCCAGTCGATGTTCTACTTCAAGCCGCCGGGCGCCCGCGGGCAGGCCCTGCACCAGGACAACACGTTCCTGCGCGCGGATCCGGAGACATGTCTCGCGGCCTGGATCGCGATCGACGACGTGGACGCGGACAACGGCGGGCTCGCGGTCGTGCCCGGCTCCCACAAGACCGAACTGGTCTGCCCGGAGCCGGCCGACCTGACCGAGTCGTTCACCAGCGTCGAGGTGCCGGTTCCCGACGGCCTGAGCAAGGTCCAGACCCGGATGAAGGCGGGCGACGTCCTCTTCTTCCACGGCAGCGTCGTCCACGGCTCCCGCCCGAACTCCACGGCGGACCGCTTCCGCCGTTCGCTGATCTTCCACTACATCCCCGAGGACAGCCAGGAAATCGCCGCCTTCTACAACCCCCTCGTCCGCCCCGACCGCCGCGAAACACTCCTCCCCGAAGCCCTCGGCGGCGGCCCCTGCGGCGACTACGCCGAAATGGAGCCCTAG
- a CDS encoding zeta toxin family protein, with protein sequence MIASSRLELTAYEARALVDRRLAQITPEQQPVRAPGQRPLAMLIGGPPGSGKSTTQWLLQASLGPGTVAVYDFDDDITAHPRYDAIMRARGILAADDIARSLPPGMIRRCLEHLRRGTPQYDVIASAPLHRPELARGWVDGFRDVDYRVALVYVVTHEANCRLGRAGRYQQAVDDTGIGRWVPPERGRLAYRLVPGTAQTIESESSVDDLYIVDRDGYVWYESHRGADGLIPEPWLAEQQILALRNLPPTPAEDELFHASAQPLLDRSAELPQWVVAEVEAAVTQHEARGRPQSHGLVLPGRLDERLTDLRRITGAGLAAPSATPNPDAGAGAGPGGAGAGSRPGAARPRSVGGGVREP encoded by the coding sequence ATGATCGCCAGTAGCCGCCTGGAGCTCACGGCGTACGAGGCGCGGGCGCTGGTCGATCGGCGGCTCGCGCAGATCACCCCGGAACAGCAGCCGGTGCGGGCGCCCGGGCAGCGTCCGCTGGCGATGCTGATCGGCGGTCCGCCGGGCTCGGGCAAGTCGACAACGCAGTGGCTGCTGCAGGCGTCGCTCGGCCCGGGGACGGTCGCGGTGTACGACTTCGACGACGACATCACGGCGCATCCGCGGTACGACGCGATCATGCGGGCACGCGGGATCCTGGCCGCGGACGACATCGCGCGCAGCCTTCCGCCAGGCATGATCAGGCGCTGCCTGGAACACCTCAGGCGCGGCACGCCGCAGTACGACGTGATCGCCAGTGCGCCGCTGCACCGGCCCGAACTGGCGCGGGGCTGGGTGGACGGCTTCCGCGACGTCGACTACCGCGTAGCCCTGGTGTACGTCGTGACGCACGAGGCGAACTGCCGGCTCGGCCGGGCGGGCCGGTACCAGCAGGCCGTCGACGACACGGGCATCGGCCGGTGGGTACCGCCCGAGCGCGGCCGACTGGCGTACCGGCTGGTGCCCGGCACCGCGCAGACGATCGAGTCGGAGTCGTCCGTCGACGACCTCTACATCGTCGACCGGGACGGGTACGTGTGGTACGAGAGCCATCGTGGCGCGGACGGACTGATCCCCGAACCGTGGCTGGCCGAACAGCAGATCCTTGCCCTGCGCAACCTGCCGCCGACGCCGGCGGAGGACGAGTTGTTCCACGCGAGCGCCCAACCGCTGCTCGACCGCAGCGCAGAACTTCCGCAGTGGGTCGTCGCCGAGGTCGAGGCCGCGGTGACACAGCACGAAGCCCGCGGGAGACCGCAGTCCCACGGACTTGTGCTGCCGGGCCGCCTCGACGAGCGGTTGACCGATCTGCGCCGGATCACCGGAGCCGGCCTCGCCGCCCCGAGTGCCACCCCCAACCCAGATGCCGGTGCAGGTGCCGGTCCAGGTGGCGCCGGCGCGGGGTCGCGGCCGGGAGCGGCCCGGCCGCGGTCGGTCGGTGGCGGGGTGCGGGAACCCTAG
- a CDS encoding 3-hydroxyacyl-CoA dehydrogenase family protein has translation MARELTTVGVVGLGTMGAGIAEVFARHGLTVVGVERDEEAAERGRGHIQHSTDRAVKRGKLSVEDQQALFDRVTFATSMEALADCDLVIEAVVERLELKREIFAALDKIVREDAILATNTSSLSVTEISVATQRPRRVVGMHFFNPAPVQEFVEVIKTVVTEPDVVEDVQALARRLDKVPVVAADRAGFIANALLFGYLNHAVSMVESRYATREDVDAAMRLGCGYPMGPLALLDLIGLDTAYEILDTMYKQGRNRLHAPAPILKQMVTAGLLGRKTGRGFYTYESADSPVVVDDEHTPAVAGDDVAVRTVKQVGVVGSGTMAVGIVEVLAKAGYDVLYVARGTEKVQRARAVLERSLEKGVQRGKSSSEERDAALRRVTGTAKLDDLASADLVIEAVVEELSVKQALFETFDEICKPGAILATTTSSLPVIDLAMATKRPADVVGLHFFNPAPVMQLVEVVSTVSTAPEVADTVAAVAVAAGKHPVRCGDRAGFIVNALLFPYLNDAVRMLEAHYAGVDDIDAAMKLGCRLPMGPFALLDVVGLDVALAIQRTLYLEFREPGFAPAPLLEHLVTAGYLGRKTGRGFRDYSN, from the coding sequence ATGGCTCGGGAATTGACGACAGTGGGTGTGGTGGGTCTCGGCACGATGGGCGCCGGGATCGCCGAGGTGTTCGCGCGCCACGGGTTGACCGTGGTCGGCGTCGAGCGGGACGAGGAGGCCGCCGAGCGCGGCCGCGGCCACATCCAGCACTCCACCGACCGGGCCGTGAAGCGCGGCAAGCTGTCGGTCGAGGACCAGCAGGCACTGTTCGACCGGGTCACGTTCGCCACCTCGATGGAGGCGCTGGCGGACTGCGACCTGGTGATCGAGGCGGTCGTCGAGCGGCTCGAACTGAAGCGCGAGATCTTCGCCGCGCTGGACAAGATCGTCCGCGAGGACGCGATCCTCGCCACCAACACCTCGTCGTTGTCGGTCACCGAGATCTCGGTCGCCACCCAGCGGCCGCGGCGGGTGGTCGGGATGCACTTCTTCAACCCGGCACCGGTGCAGGAGTTCGTCGAGGTGATCAAGACCGTGGTCACCGAGCCGGACGTGGTCGAGGACGTGCAGGCGCTGGCCCGCCGGCTCGACAAGGTCCCGGTGGTCGCGGCCGACCGGGCCGGTTTCATCGCGAACGCGTTGCTGTTCGGGTACCTGAACCACGCGGTGTCGATGGTCGAGTCCCGCTACGCCACGCGTGAGGACGTCGACGCGGCGATGCGGCTCGGCTGCGGGTACCCGATGGGGCCGCTCGCGCTGCTGGACCTGATCGGTCTCGACACGGCGTACGAGATCCTCGACACGATGTACAAGCAGGGCCGGAACCGGCTGCACGCGCCGGCGCCGATCCTCAAGCAGATGGTCACCGCCGGGCTGCTCGGCCGGAAGACCGGGCGCGGGTTCTACACCTACGAGTCGGCGGACTCACCGGTCGTGGTGGACGACGAGCACACGCCTGCTGTCGCCGGTGACGACGTCGCGGTCCGTACGGTGAAGCAGGTCGGCGTGGTCGGGTCCGGGACGATGGCGGTCGGCATCGTCGAGGTGCTGGCCAAGGCTGGGTACGACGTGCTGTACGTGGCTCGCGGGACCGAGAAGGTTCAACGGGCCCGGGCCGTGCTTGAACGGTCGCTGGAGAAGGGCGTACAGCGCGGGAAGTCGTCGTCGGAGGAGCGGGACGCCGCGCTGCGCCGGGTGACCGGTACGGCGAAACTCGACGACCTCGCCTCCGCCGACCTGGTGATCGAGGCCGTGGTCGAGGAGCTGAGCGTCAAGCAGGCGCTGTTCGAGACGTTCGACGAGATCTGCAAGCCGGGCGCGATCCTGGCGACCACGACCTCGTCGCTCCCGGTGATCGACCTGGCGATGGCGACCAAGCGCCCCGCCGATGTGGTCGGCCTGCACTTCTTCAACCCGGCCCCGGTGATGCAGCTCGTCGAAGTGGTGAGCACTGTCAGCACGGCCCCTGAGGTCGCCGACACGGTCGCCGCCGTAGCCGTTGCCGCTGGCAAGCACCCGGTCCGCTGCGGCGACCGCGCCGGCTTCATCGTCAACGCGCTGCTGTTCCCGTACCTGAACGACGCCGTCCGGATGCTCGAGGCCCACTACGCCGGCGTCGACGACATCGACGCCGCGATGAAACTCGGCTGCCGCCTCCCGATGGGCCCCTTCGCTCTCCTGGACGTCGTCGGTCTGGACGTAGCCCTGGCCATCCAACGCACCCTCTACCTCGAATTCCGCGAACCCGGCTTCGCCCCCGCCCCCCTCCTAGAACACCTCGTCACCGCCGGCTACCTAGGCCGCAAAACCGGCCGAGGCTTCCGCGACTACTCCAACTGA
- a CDS encoding class I SAM-dependent methyltransferase gives MNLMCPARILLLPGDVQDAVVGERVAQVYAGPFEAAAGSNLAEHLGVKLTVVPELTQRPDAELQAIADLHRGETVVVLGLDLGLKLPAVVEHTGDGWTRVASDNEVTLAAYEQAPDKFRDTIPQDPNNALIDLLAARVAPPARLLELGSGTGRDALELERRGYLVRRTDATQAFVEMMRADGYAADRLNAITDEYGGPYDAVYASAVFLHFDRAELTAVLRKAARCAPVLAFATREGKGEEWSNRHLDLPRHFVLWQEEPLRELLNATGWTVDALTRTDSKIGSWFQVLATRS, from the coding sequence ATGAATCTCATGTGTCCCGCGCGGATTCTGCTGTTGCCGGGGGACGTCCAGGACGCGGTGGTCGGTGAGCGGGTGGCCCAGGTGTACGCCGGGCCGTTCGAGGCGGCGGCCGGGTCGAACCTGGCGGAGCATCTCGGCGTGAAGCTGACCGTCGTACCGGAGTTGACCCAGCGGCCGGACGCGGAGTTGCAGGCGATCGCGGACCTGCACCGGGGCGAGACCGTCGTCGTCCTCGGGCTCGATCTCGGCCTGAAGCTCCCCGCCGTCGTCGAGCACACCGGTGACGGATGGACGCGGGTCGCCTCGGACAACGAGGTCACGCTGGCCGCGTACGAGCAGGCCCCGGACAAGTTCCGCGACACGATCCCGCAGGATCCGAACAACGCGCTGATCGATCTGCTCGCCGCGCGTGTCGCGCCGCCGGCTCGGCTGCTGGAGCTCGGCAGCGGCACCGGCCGGGACGCGCTCGAGCTGGAACGCCGCGGCTACCTGGTACGCCGTACCGACGCGACTCAGGCGTTCGTCGAGATGATGCGGGCCGACGGGTACGCCGCCGACCGGCTCAACGCGATCACCGACGAGTACGGCGGCCCGTACGACGCGGTGTACGCGAGCGCGGTGTTCCTGCACTTCGATCGCGCCGAGCTGACCGCCGTACTGCGGAAAGCGGCCCGCTGCGCGCCCGTACTGGCGTTCGCGACCCGTGAGGGCAAGGGCGAGGAGTGGTCGAACCGGCATCTCGACCTGCCCCGGCACTTCGTCCTGTGGCAGGAGGAACCGCTGCGCGAGTTGCTGAACGCGACCGGATGGACCGTCGACGCGCTGACCCGGACCGACTCCAAGATCGGCTCGTGGTTCCAGGTCCTGGCGACGCGGTCGTGA
- the nucS gene encoding endonuclease NucS, with protein sequence MRLVIATCSVDYSGRLTAHLPMAPRLLMVKADGSVLIHADGGSYKPLNWMSPPCKLVEEDNVWSVTNKAGEELRITLEQVHSDTAYELGQDPGLIKDGVEAHLQELLAEHVHTFGDGWTLVRREYPTAIGPVDLLLRDADGRHVAVEIKRRGEIDGVEQLTRYVELLNRDPLLAPVRGIFAAQLIKPQAQFLATDRGLECLTVDYDLLRGMESDVLRLF encoded by the coding sequence GTGCGCTTGGTGATTGCTACGTGTTCTGTGGACTACTCGGGGCGGCTGACGGCTCATCTGCCGATGGCGCCGCGGTTGCTGATGGTCAAGGCGGACGGGTCGGTGCTGATCCACGCCGACGGCGGGTCGTACAAACCGCTGAACTGGATGTCCCCGCCGTGCAAGCTGGTGGAGGAGGACAACGTCTGGAGCGTCACCAACAAGGCGGGCGAAGAGCTCCGGATCACCCTCGAGCAGGTGCACAGCGACACCGCGTACGAGCTCGGGCAGGACCCGGGACTGATCAAGGACGGCGTCGAGGCGCACCTGCAGGAGCTGCTCGCCGAGCACGTGCACACCTTCGGCGACGGCTGGACGCTGGTACGGCGGGAGTACCCGACCGCGATCGGCCCGGTCGACCTGCTGCTCCGCGACGCCGACGGCCGGCACGTCGCGGTCGAGATCAAGCGCCGCGGCGAGATCGACGGCGTCGAGCAGCTCACCCGGTACGTCGAACTGCTCAACCGCGACCCGCTGCTCGCCCCGGTGCGCGGCATCTTCGCCGCCCAGCTGATCAAGCCGCAGGCCCAGTTCCTGGCCACCGACCGCGGCCTGGAGTGCCTGACCGTCGACTACGACCTCCTGCGCGGCATGGAGTCCGACGTTCTGCGACTCTTCTAG